The DNA window TTGTGCTTCCGGAGCTTCTCACCGAGATCGATGATCTCGCGGACGGCGATCGGAGAATCGAGGATGGCGGCATTGACCTTCTGCTCGCCTGTCTCGATCCGCTTCGCGATCTCGACCTCGCCCTCGCGCGTGAGGAGCGAGACGCTCCCCATCTTGCGCAGGTACATCCGGACGGGATCGTTCGACTTGGAGTAGTAGTCGACGTCCTCTTCTTCGCGATCCGACGTGAGGAGGAGCTTCTTGTCGGACGCTTCCTCGTCGGCGATTCGCTTGGGAGCAATCTTGACCTGCGTCGCCCCGTCGACGATCTCGATGTCCTCGTCGCCAAGGGCACCGACGACATCGTCGATCTGGTCGGGGGAGACGTCCGCCGGGAGCGCGTCGTTCACCTCGTCGTAGGTGAGGAAGCCCTTGCTCTTGCCGGTCTCGACGAGCTTTTCCAGGGCCTTCCGGTCCTTCTCTGCCCGCTCCGTGCGCAATGCGCCATCGGGCTTGGAACCACTGCGGCCTCCAGAGGACGCCTCGCGCGTCGCTCCACCCTTCGCACCGTTTGCGGTCCCGCCCGCGCCCTTTGCGATGCCGCCCGCCCGACCAGAAGACTGCTTGGCCTTGCTCGCCATTACCTCATGCTCCATTGGTAGCGGCTCGGCCGCCCCACAGGGACTTCAGTTCCACCAGCTCTGAACTAACGAGAACATGGTTGGCGCCATTGGACTGCCCCGGGGTGAGAGGGCCAAGACGCGCGTCAAGAAAGCCCGAGCTTCTCGCGGGCCCTCCGTTGAACTTCACGCAGCATGGATTCCTCGGAAGCGACGTCCCCCATCGCCTCTCCCTTTTCGAGCTGGTGCACCACGGCGGCGTTCGCACGCTTCAACGTCAGCCGCCTCAACTTTCGTGCATTCTCAAGGAGTTCCGTCTTCGCCTCGGCCGCCCCCTCGAACCCCGGTGCGGCAAGACGTCCAGCCGCGAATGAATGGATCGCGCTTGAGATTTGCGCAAGAAATTCGTCGGCGGCAAGTCCCTTTTCGGGAATGAAGTACCGTCGTGCAGCGACGACTGCGAGCGCCACATCCCCCTCGAGGACCTCCAGCGCGGGAACTACCTCGGGATCTGCCAGGATTTCAGGGCAGTCGATGACGGCGCCGAGGATGGCGAGCCGGATCTGGTCTTCGCGCGAGAGATTCCGCCCGTGAGCTGAAGCAGGATCCGGGCCGTAGCTCTCGGGACCCTCCGAAAAGCCCCCTCCGTGGTCAGGGGGTCGGCGGCTGGCGGTCGCGGAACGGCGCGCTCCTGGTCCTTGGGATAGCGCCTCGTCGACGATCCGCTCGAGCTGGAGAAGGTCTGTGGGCGACCTGTCGCCGATGATCAGCTTCGAGGACACGCGATCCGCATAGAGCTTGCTCATCAAGCGGAGGTTGGGATCGTCTTCCTCGGCGAGCAGGGCCGCGACTGCCTTGATGCGTGCCATCTGGTCCGGAAGTGACGCGCCACTGAAGTCGTCCCCGTTGAGGGCGGCGTCGATGAGGTACTCGAGCAGCCCACGGGCATCCTTGACGAGCCGCTGGATGGCTTCAGGGCCCTTCTGGCGCGCGAGGTCGTCGGGGTCGAGCCCGGGCGCGAGCGCAGCGACCCGCGCCGTCAGTCCCGCCTCACGACACGGAACTCGGGCGGCCCGGGTCGCCTTCCGTCCCGCTGCATCTCCGTCGAACAGGAGCACCACGCTCGGGGCGAAGCGCTTGAGCAGACGGGCTTGCGCTGTGGTGTACGCCGTCCCGAGAGGTGCCACGGCATTGGTGATTCCGCGGGCGTGGAGCGCGACCACGTCGAAATTTCCCTCGACGAGGATGGCCTCTCCGCGCTGTCGGATCGTGTGACGCGCCTGGTGGAGTCCGAACAGGTGCTCGCCCTTGGTGTAGATGCGAGACTCGGGGCTGTTGATGTACTTGGCCGGTGCCCCATCCGTAGTGGCCGCCGGACCTGAGAGCCTGTGCGCGGTGAGCTCGGCGGGCGTGGGGTCGGGCAATGCTCTGCCGCTGAACGCGATCACCCTCCCCAGCACATCGGTGACCGCGAACATGAGGCGGTGACGAAAGCGGTCGTAATGCCCACTGCCGGAGGAGCGGGGGACGAGGAGACCCAGGCGCTCGGCTTGAATCGGTGAGATGCCCTGACGCTTCAGGTGTGAAGCCAGCCCATCCCACCCGTAGGGCGCATAGCCCACGCGAAACGCCTGGAGCGCGTCGGCAATGGAATCTGGCGCCTGTCCATCGCTGGACAGCGGAAGTCCGCGTCGAGCGAGTTCCTCGCTGGCGTAATGGGCGAGGGGATGGGCGGGGGTGGAAGGCCCTCCGCGGAGCTGATGCTCGAAGAAGGTCGCCGCGATCCGGTTGACGTCGTAGAGGTCTTCTTTTTCTCTACGGGCGCCCTGCGCTTCGCGTCGCTCTGCATCCGTGAAGGTGTCGACGATCTCGATGCCGGAGCGCTCTGCGAGCGAGCGCACGGCTTCGGCGAACGTCTGGCCTTCGATCTTCATCACGAAGTCGACGGCGCTGCCGCTCTCTTTGCAACCGAAGCAGTGATAGAAG is part of the Chondromyces crocatus genome and encodes:
- a CDS encoding DNA primase; translation: MISPETIALVKERTDLVALIGETVRLTRRGRSFTGLCPFHKEKSPSFHVNAERGFYHCFGCKESGSAVDFVMKIEGQTFAEAVRSLAERSGIEIVDTFTDAERREAQGARREKEDLYDVNRIAATFFEHQLRGGPSTPAHPLAHYASEELARRGLPLSSDGQAPDSIADALQAFRVGYAPYGWDGLASHLKRQGISPIQAERLGLLVPRSSGSGHYDRFRHRLMFAVTDVLGRVIAFSGRALPDPTPAELTAHRLSGPAATTDGAPAKYINSPESRIYTKGEHLFGLHQARHTIRQRGEAILVEGNFDVVALHARGITNAVAPLGTAYTTAQARLLKRFAPSVVLLFDGDAAGRKATRAARVPCREAGLTARVAALAPGLDPDDLARQKGPEAIQRLVKDARGLLEYLIDAALNGDDFSGASLPDQMARIKAVAALLAEEDDPNLRLMSKLYADRVSSKLIIGDRSPTDLLQLERIVDEALSQGPGARRSATASRRPPDHGGGFSEGPESYGPDPASAHGRNLSREDQIRLAILGAVIDCPEILADPEVVPALEVLEGDVALAVVAARRYFIPEKGLAADEFLAQISSAIHSFAAGRLAAPGFEGAAEAKTELLENARKLRRLTLKRANAAVVHQLEKGEAMGDVASEESMLREVQRRAREKLGLS